The following proteins are co-located in the Nitrospirota bacterium genome:
- the tuf gene encoding elongation factor Tu (EF-Tu; promotes GTP-dependent binding of aminoacyl-tRNA to the A-site of ribosomes during protein biosynthesis; when the tRNA anticodon matches the mRNA codon, GTP hydrolysis results; the inactive EF-Tu-GDP leaves the ribosome and release of GDP is promoted by elongation factor Ts; many prokaryotes have two copies of the gene encoding EF-Tu) encodes GVEMVMPGDNMTCSVELITPIAMDKGLRFAIREGGRTVGAGVITEVIE; translated from the coding sequence AAGGCGTGGAGATGGTGATGCCGGGTGACAACATGACCTGCAGCGTTGAACTGATCACCCCGATCGCCATGGACAAGGGGCTGCGTTTTGCCATCCGCGAGGGCGGCAGGACCGTAGGCGCAGGGGTCATTACCGAGG